A stretch of Geotrypetes seraphini chromosome 2, aGeoSer1.1, whole genome shotgun sequence DNA encodes these proteins:
- the LOC117354575 gene encoding gastrula zinc finger protein XlCGF26.1-like, whose amino-acid sequence MPGGASAQMRVTFEDIAVSFSQEEWEYLDEEQKDFYREVMKENYQILISLGAGSPILTPKIISHIERGEEPYIKDEPESEEREIGKSSCSANHQIPQEWKRVKKQGEDPVQMVQIQTQSENVCGNISQGPERSNAKNCGQESKEQRDPAGDSRDGVTKCERNEGELSNIAEDQRHRAERPFQMNHSDKVTSKLHQKGEKRKTYQKEFTCIASKRSINFICLKCNKSFPSFSELQMHKRNHKNEKPFTEYNKSFTQLSTLTIHQQTHIAVKPFTCTECNKSFTQLSSLKFHQNIHTRDTAIECTECNKSFTRLYGLKIHQRIHTGDKPYTCAECNKSFTQVSSLKVHQRTHTVDKPFTCTMCNKSFTTSSGLRRHKMIHTGDKPFACTECNKSFTWLSNLKLHQRIHTGDKPYTCTECNKSFTQVSRLKVHQRTHTGDKPFTCTMCDKSFTQSSDLRRHKMIHTGDKPFACTECNKSFTRLSFLKRHKMIHTGDKPFACTECNESFTRLSKLKIHEQTDP is encoded by the exons ATGCCTGGAGGAGCTTCTGCCCAG ATGCGGGTGACATTTGAGGACatcgctgtctctttctcccaggaggagtgggagtatttagatgAAGAGCAAAAGGACttttacagggaggtgatgaaggagaattaccAGATCCTGATATCGCTGG GAGCAGGTTCTCCAATATTAACCCCTAAGATTATATCCCATATCGAACGAGGGGAAGAGCCGTACATCAAGGATGAGCcagaatcagaggaaagagaaattgggaAAAGCAGCTGTTCAG CAAATCATCAGATCCCACaggaatggaagagagtaaagaaACAAGGAGAAGATCCTGTGCAAATGGTACAAATCCAAACTCAATCGGAAAATGTCTGTGGGAATATTTCCCAGGGACCTGAGAGGAGTAACGCGAAGAATTGTGGGCAGGAATCAAAGGAACAGAGAGACCCTGCAGGAGACTCAAGGGATGGAGTCACTAAGTGTGAGAGAAATGAGGGGGAGCTCAGTAACATCGCTGAGGACCAGAGACACCGAGCAGAGAGACCCTTCCAAATGAATCATAGTGATAAAGTGACTTCTAAACTTCAccaaaaaggagagaaaagaaaaacatacCAGAAAGAATTCACATGTATTGCATCTAAAAGGAGCATCAACTTTATTTGTCTTAAATGTAATAAGAGCTTCCCATCATTTTCAGAACTCCAGATGCACAAAAGGAATCACAAAAATGAGAAACCATTTACTGaatataataaaagcttcactcagctttcaacaTTAACAATTCACCAGCAGACCCACATTGCAgttaaaccatttacatgtactgagtgtaataaaagcttcactcagctttcaagtTTAAAATTTCACCAAAACATTCACACAAGAGACACAGCAATTGaatgtactgaatgtaataaaagcttcactcggctttatggcctaaaaattcaccagaggatccacacgggagacaaaccatatacatgcgccgagtgtaataaaagcttcactcaggttTCAAGTCTAAAGGTTCACCAGAGGACCCATACGgtagacaaaccatttacatgcactatgtgtaataaaagcttcactacGTCATCAGGTCTGagaagacacaaaatgatccacacgggAGATAAACCAtttgcatgtactgagtgtaataaaagcttcacttggctttcaaatctaaaacttcaccagaggatccacacaggagacaaaccatatacatgcaccgagtgtaataaaagcttcactcaggttTCAAGACTAAAGGTTCACCAGAGGACCCATacgggagacaaaccatttacatgcactatgtgtgataaaagcttcactcagtcATCAGATCTGagaagacacaaaatgatccacacgggagacaaaccatttgcatgtactgagtgtaataaaagctttactcgGCTTTCGtttctaaaaagacacaaaatgatccacacgggagacaagccatttgcatgtactgagtgtaatgaaagcttcactcggctttcaaaaCTAAAAATTCATGAGCAGACCGACCCTTGA